The proteins below come from a single Nitrosospira sp. Is2 genomic window:
- a CDS encoding acyl carrier protein, which translates to MANNYDDILQKLREHLKQFCPPDIEITPETDLINQLAIDSVKLLNLVMEIEDEFDISVPLNALADVQTVHELTNLIHQIRSAQQ; encoded by the coding sequence ATGGCAAACAATTACGACGACATTCTGCAGAAGCTGCGCGAGCATCTAAAGCAATTTTGCCCGCCTGATATTGAAATAACACCTGAAACTGATCTCATTAATCAGCTTGCCATTGATTCTGTCAAGCTCTTGAACCTCGTTATGGAAATTGAAGACGAATTCGATATTTCCGTTCCCCTGAATGCTCTCGCAGATGTTCAGACTGTTCACGAACTCACAAACTTGATTCATCAGATAAGATCTGCCCAACAATGA
- a CDS encoding NAD-dependent epimerase/dehydratase family protein — translation MSGSWVAVTGATGFIGRALLQSLIEQGWKIKALTRYPQADDESTQWIEGDLNNSDALSRLVKDVFAVVHCAGQVKGRSLEDFIHTNVEGTGNLLRASAQQTTPPRFLLISSLAARNPELSWYATSKRMAELLVVNHSPSLPFTIFRPTAVYGPGDREMKPLFKATRLGVLPMVGKPAMRFGLLHVSDLVAAVLCWLSSPVPVQGVYELDDGMPGGYDGKSVAAIAQEVWGRPVRCVFLPASLVSLVANINLWAARFLRYSPMLTPGKVRELQHPDWVCNITPLTRALPDWHPRVRLRDALSQAI, via the coding sequence ATGTCTGGGTCATGGGTGGCAGTAACCGGTGCCACCGGCTTTATTGGTCGTGCGTTGTTACAGTCCTTGATCGAGCAAGGATGGAAAATCAAGGCCCTTACAAGGTATCCTCAGGCAGATGATGAATCCACGCAATGGATAGAAGGCGACCTGAATAATTCTGATGCACTGAGTAGGCTGGTCAAGGATGTGTTCGCCGTTGTACATTGCGCTGGCCAGGTTAAGGGAAGGTCGCTTGAAGATTTTATCCATACCAATGTTGAAGGCACGGGTAATCTCTTGCGCGCTTCCGCTCAGCAAACTACGCCGCCCCGCTTTCTCCTTATCTCTTCCTTAGCTGCCCGAAATCCCGAACTCTCCTGGTATGCGACCAGCAAGCGCATGGCTGAGCTATTGGTCGTCAACCACTCGCCGTCCCTTCCGTTTACGATTTTTCGTCCGACTGCTGTTTATGGTCCGGGTGATAGGGAAATGAAGCCTTTATTCAAGGCGACCCGCCTTGGGGTGTTGCCCATGGTTGGAAAGCCAGCGATGCGTTTCGGATTATTGCACGTGAGCGACCTGGTTGCGGCTGTGCTGTGCTGGCTTTCAAGCCCCGTTCCCGTCCAGGGCGTGTACGAGCTTGACGATGGAATGCCAGGGGGTTATGACGGCAAATCCGTGGCGGCTATTGCCCAGGAGGTTTGGGGCCGTCCGGTACGCTGCGTTTTTCTGCCTGCGTCACTTGTCTCGCTGGTAGCAAACATTAATTTATGGGCGGCCCGCTTTCTCCGTTATTCGCCAATGCTAACCCCTGGAAAAGTGAGAGAACTGCAACATCCGGACTGGGTGTGCAATATCACTCCGCTAACTCGTGCGCTTCCTGATTGGCATCCGCGTGTCCGGTTGCGCGATGCCTTATCTCAGGCAATATAG
- a CDS encoding fatty acyl-AMP ligase encodes MSSTIAKLNAPLPQAFNPRLSSESDISLTPTPTYNTQVQRLADFDTLTAALEYAASGTAGYNFYDAKGNLRSVLPYHALRQNARTSAQRLSGLGLARGERVAIIADTSPEFVELFFACRYAGLIPYAMPVPVNLGSHAVYVQQLRGMLEAGQASAAVANTDYIGFLQEAAEGSQLLRWFGTPEQLEDFSVPDVALESNVPDEIAYLQFTSGSTRLPRGVVITERALMSNLQGIVRHGLEIHSGDRCASWLPFYHDMGLVGMVMAPMVAQVSVDYLATRDFAIRPLQWLRLISRNRATVAFSQPFGLKLCTLRVRDSDLEDLDLSSWRAAGVGAEMIRPDTLRNFAEKFAPAGFDARAFLPCYGLAESTLAVTFSQVGEGFDSLRVDAGTLVDKKMAVRLQAEGRKFSEFVNCGRPLPGHTVKVVDDAGLELSDLRVGSVLVQGSSIMTGYYNNPEDTQKTLKPGNWLDTGDLGFVFEGDLYVTGRRTDVIIVNGRNIRAQDIEELAEQQPEVRTREASAFGITDANDITTIVLVIECRLTSVTDRQSLTGRLQRLVYMAFGVNCLVELVPPHTLPRTSSGKLSRFAARQGFIQRTNLADQLSAESGDK; translated from the coding sequence TTGAGTTCAACAATAGCGAAGTTGAACGCTCCGCTACCGCAAGCGTTTAACCCTCGATTATCAAGCGAATCAGACATATCGCTAACGCCAACGCCAACGTATAACACCCAGGTTCAGAGATTAGCTGACTTCGACACACTGACCGCTGCGTTGGAATACGCTGCGTCCGGGACCGCTGGGTATAACTTTTACGATGCCAAAGGCAACCTGCGTTCAGTCCTCCCTTACCACGCCCTACGGCAAAATGCCCGTACCTCCGCCCAGCGCCTTAGTGGGCTTGGACTTGCGCGCGGTGAGCGGGTGGCTATTATCGCCGATACAAGCCCGGAATTTGTCGAGTTGTTTTTCGCCTGCCGTTATGCAGGGTTGATTCCTTATGCGATGCCCGTACCAGTCAACCTTGGTAGTCATGCCGTATATGTTCAACAACTTCGGGGAATGCTAGAGGCTGGCCAAGCAAGTGCGGCCGTAGCTAATACCGACTACATTGGCTTTTTGCAAGAGGCTGCTGAAGGATCGCAACTATTGCGCTGGTTCGGCACGCCAGAACAGCTCGAGGATTTTTCGGTTCCCGATGTAGCGTTAGAGTCAAACGTTCCTGACGAAATCGCGTATCTGCAATTTACGTCGGGGAGCACACGTCTTCCGCGCGGAGTGGTCATTACGGAGCGCGCCTTGATGAGCAATCTCCAGGGAATTGTCCGTCATGGATTGGAGATACATTCCGGCGACCGGTGCGCGTCGTGGTTGCCTTTTTATCACGATATGGGATTGGTCGGCATGGTGATGGCGCCGATGGTTGCCCAAGTCTCGGTCGACTATCTGGCCACCCGGGATTTTGCGATCAGACCTCTGCAATGGCTGCGGCTGATTAGCCGAAATCGTGCAACCGTCGCGTTTAGCCAGCCTTTTGGCCTCAAGCTTTGCACGTTGCGCGTTCGTGATTCGGATTTGGAAGATCTTGACCTTAGTAGTTGGCGTGCGGCAGGGGTAGGCGCCGAGATGATTCGCCCTGATACCTTGCGAAATTTTGCAGAAAAATTTGCACCCGCCGGGTTCGATGCACGCGCTTTTCTTCCGTGCTATGGATTGGCTGAATCAACGCTCGCAGTAACTTTTTCTCAAGTTGGTGAGGGTTTTGATAGTTTACGTGTTGATGCCGGGACGCTAGTTGACAAAAAAATGGCGGTTCGGCTACAAGCAGAGGGACGAAAATTTAGCGAGTTCGTCAACTGTGGACGCCCCTTGCCTGGGCACACTGTGAAAGTGGTTGACGATGCGGGCCTGGAGTTGTCGGATCTCAGGGTAGGGAGCGTACTGGTGCAAGGCAGCAGTATCATGACGGGTTACTATAATAACCCGGAAGATACCCAGAAGACGTTAAAGCCTGGCAATTGGCTGGATACCGGTGATCTGGGGTTCGTGTTCGAGGGTGATCTATACGTTACGGGGCGTCGTACGGACGTTATTATCGTTAATGGGCGCAATATTCGCGCCCAAGACATCGAAGAACTCGCGGAACAACAACCTGAAGTTAGGACTCGGGAAGCCTCTGCCTTTGGTATAACCGATGCGAACGATATTACAACAATCGTTTTGGTCATCGAGTGCCGTCTTACATCTGTAACAGATAGACAGTCCCTTACCGGTCGCTTGCAGCGGCTCGTTTATATGGCATTCGGGGTTAATTGCCTGGTTGAATTAGTGCCTCCGCACACGTTGCCGCGGACTTCATCCGGAAAGCTATCGCGTTTTGCAGCCCGCCAGGGTTTTATACAGCGGACCAATTTGGCAGACCAGCTATCAGCCGAGTCTGGGGACAAATAG
- a CDS encoding STAS/SEC14 domain-containing protein gives MITIQEADNLISVAVFGEFTLADFKEFEEQVLYKSRVDSKVDVLFDWRDMLDYTVDVAWEDIKFIREHGNDFRRIAIITDNQWRAWAAWVFNLFVDADIRVFSNYADAKAWLEA, from the coding sequence ATGATTACCATTCAAGAAGCCGACAATCTGATCAGCGTTGCTGTTTTTGGTGAATTCACTTTGGCAGATTTTAAGGAATTCGAAGAGCAGGTGCTCTACAAATCCCGTGTGGACAGCAAAGTGGATGTACTGTTTGATTGGCGCGACATGCTGGACTACACCGTCGATGTCGCATGGGAAGATATCAAATTTATTCGCGAGCACGGCAACGATTTCAGGCGGATTGCGATCATTACCGATAATCAGTGGCGGGCCTGGGCTGCATGGGTCTTCAATCTGTTTGTTGATGCAGACATCAGAGTCTTCAGCAACTACGCAGATGCGAAGGCATGGCTGGAAGCTTAG
- a CDS encoding aromatic ring-hydroxylating dioxygenase subunit alpha, producing MSRLVDLSQSTPTQLPVGWYLDSDILDLEKRILFDAGPGYIGHEIMVPNIGDYYVPEWMSHAKMLVRNHDGIELLSNVCRHRQSLLLKGRGNTRNIVCPIHRWTYDLTGKLLGAPHFAQNPCLNLGTTPLQNWNGLLFGGKRNVARDLGQLGVLKDFDFSGHVLERVQVEQYACNWKTFIEVYLEDYHVEPYHPGLGNFVNTAELRWEFGEWYNVQTVGVNHGLTRPGTAVYAKWQEHLLRQTAGEVPRQGAIWMLYYPNVMLEWYPHVLIISTLHPAGTEQCVNVVEFYYPEEIALFEREFIEAEQAAYHETAVEDDEICRQMSEGRRALHEQGMSETGPYQSPMEDGMVHFHEFLRREIDPHLL from the coding sequence ATGTCCCGCTTAGTTGATCTCTCCCAATCGACACCCACGCAACTTCCCGTCGGCTGGTATCTCGATTCCGATATTCTCGATTTAGAAAAACGCATCTTGTTTGACGCCGGTCCGGGCTATATCGGACACGAGATTATGGTCCCTAATATCGGCGATTACTACGTCCCGGAATGGATGAGTCACGCCAAGATGCTGGTCCGTAACCATGATGGTATCGAACTATTGTCTAATGTTTGCCGCCATCGGCAATCTTTGCTCCTGAAAGGGCGGGGCAATACCAGGAACATCGTTTGTCCGATACACCGCTGGACTTATGATTTGACCGGCAAACTGCTGGGTGCGCCCCACTTTGCGCAAAATCCCTGCCTTAATCTCGGCACTACACCGTTGCAAAACTGGAACGGGCTCCTGTTCGGGGGAAAGCGGAATGTCGCGCGCGATCTGGGACAGCTAGGCGTTCTGAAGGATTTTGATTTTTCAGGCCACGTCCTGGAACGAGTGCAGGTGGAACAATATGCCTGCAACTGGAAAACGTTTATTGAAGTGTATCTGGAAGATTACCACGTTGAACCCTACCACCCCGGTTTGGGGAACTTCGTCAATACCGCCGAACTGAGATGGGAATTTGGCGAGTGGTACAACGTCCAGACCGTCGGCGTCAATCATGGTCTCACACGCCCTGGTACAGCGGTCTATGCGAAGTGGCAGGAGCACCTCCTGCGCCAGACGGCAGGAGAGGTGCCGCGGCAGGGTGCGATATGGATGCTTTATTATCCTAACGTCATGCTTGAATGGTATCCTCATGTGCTGATTATCAGCACGCTGCATCCGGCTGGAACAGAGCAGTGCGTTAATGTAGTGGAATTTTATTATCCAGAAGAGATCGCTTTGTTTGAGCGGGAATTCATCGAGGCGGAACAGGCCGCCTATCATGAAACAGCCGTCGAAGATGATGAAATCTGCAGGCAGATGAGTGAGGGACGCCGCGCCCTGCATGAACAGGGAATGAGCGAAACAGGTCCGTATCAGTCACCGATGGAAGATGGCATGGTACACTTTCACGAATTTCTGAGACGCGAAATCGACCCCCATCTTTTGTAG
- a CDS encoding exodeoxyribonuclease VII small subunit encodes MTNPSNVVKFLPPASFEAALTELESIVGEMEAGQLPLEDSLLAHKRGMELLQYCQSKLQDAQQQVRLLEADTLKNFSPSGIDDR; translated from the coding sequence ATGACAAACCCCTCCAACGTCGTCAAATTTTTGCCTCCGGCGAGCTTTGAGGCCGCCTTGACGGAACTTGAAAGTATCGTGGGCGAAATGGAAGCAGGACAATTGCCACTGGAAGATTCGCTCCTTGCTCATAAACGAGGCATGGAGCTGTTACAATATTGTCAATCCAAGCTCCAGGATGCGCAACAACAGGTGCGTCTTCTTGAGGCTGATACATTGAAAAATTTCTCCCCATCCGGTATTGATGATCGCTGA
- a CDS encoding polyprenyl synthetase family protein produces MIADFQDWARSRQERIEASLQILLPASNVPPERLHDAMRYTVLGGGKRVRPLLAFAAGELSNAAEERVTIAAAAVELIHAYSLVHDDLPCMDNDVLRRGKPTCHIEYGEAIALLAGDSLQSLAFQLLAEHTVADIPQVQLEMIKHLGQAAGSRGMAGGQAVDLASVGATLSLPELEFMHIHKTGALIRAAVMLGAYCGSGLKESELTSLDHFAKRIGLAFQVVDDVLDAEASTATLGKTAGKDADNNKPTYVSILGRGQARDLAEELRRDAYQSLEGFGEKADRLRQVTDFIIQREF; encoded by the coding sequence ATGATCGCTGATTTCCAGGATTGGGCGAGAAGCCGACAGGAACGCATCGAAGCTTCTCTGCAGATCCTGCTCCCCGCATCGAATGTCCCCCCCGAGCGTTTGCACGACGCCATGCGCTACACTGTTCTAGGTGGTGGGAAGCGGGTACGTCCTTTACTCGCGTTTGCAGCGGGAGAGCTGAGCAACGCAGCCGAAGAGCGCGTGACGATCGCCGCAGCTGCAGTAGAACTGATTCATGCCTATTCGTTGGTTCATGACGATTTGCCGTGTATGGATAACGATGTGTTGCGGCGTGGCAAACCGACCTGTCACATCGAATACGGTGAGGCTATCGCGCTGCTTGCTGGGGACAGTTTACAAAGCTTGGCTTTTCAATTGCTGGCCGAGCATACCGTGGCAGATATCCCGCAAGTTCAACTGGAAATGATAAAACACCTGGGGCAAGCGGCCGGCTCGCGGGGTATGGCCGGCGGTCAAGCGGTTGACCTGGCTAGCGTAGGGGCCACGTTAAGCCTGCCGGAGCTCGAATTTATGCATATCCATAAGACCGGCGCGCTTATTCGCGCCGCGGTCATGCTGGGCGCGTATTGTGGAAGCGGCTTGAAAGAGAGTGAATTGACGAGCCTGGACCACTTTGCCAAACGTATCGGCTTGGCCTTCCAAGTCGTGGATGATGTGCTCGATGCAGAGGCGAGCACAGCAACTTTAGGTAAAACTGCCGGCAAGGACGCTGACAATAACAAACCAACATACGTAAGCATCCTTGGGCGCGGTCAGGCACGCGACCTGGCCGAAGAGTTACGCCGCGATGCGTACCAGTCATTGGAAGGTTTTGGCGAAAAGGCGGACCGGCTGCGACAGGTTACCGACTTCATTATCCAGCGCGAATTTTAA
- the dxs gene encoding 1-deoxy-D-xylulose-5-phosphate synthase: protein MYPLLDSVTDPSKLRLLERKLLPQLAEELRQFLVESVAKTGGHLSSNLGTVELTIALHYVFNTPYDRLVWDVGHQTYVHKILTGRREGMSRLRMHGGIAGFPRRDESEYDAFGTAHSSTSISAALGMAVASQHEGKDRCVVAVIGDGAMSAGMAFEALNNAGAMNTNLLVILNDNDMSISPPVGALNNYLAKLMSGQFYATARRAGEKMLGVVPPVLELAKRAEEHVKGMVTPSTLFEEFGFNYIGPIDGHDLDVLVSTLNNIKHLDGPQFLHVVTRKGAGYQAAEEDPILYHGVTKFNPQAGIIPKASNKPSYTQIFGDWLCDMAALDQRLIGITPAMREGSGLVRFSQEYPDRYFDVGIAEQHAVTFAAGLACDGLKPVVAIYSTFLQRAYDQLIHDVAIQNLPVVFAIDRAGLVGADGPTHAGSFDLTYLRCIPNITVMVPADEDECRQMLYTAFQMDTPTAVRYPRGVGTGVAAEKQMRMLPIGRGEIRREGEKIALLAFGSMLKPCLEAADELNATVVNMRFVKPLDNDLVASLALSHDLLVTVEENTTMGGAGSAVMESLASAGFKIPLLQLGLPDTFIDQGDPAQMLADCGLDKTSIVTSVRARFIEV, encoded by the coding sequence ATGTATCCATTGCTTGATAGTGTCACCGACCCTTCCAAGTTACGTTTGCTGGAACGCAAGCTGTTGCCTCAGCTCGCAGAGGAGTTACGGCAATTTCTGGTTGAATCCGTGGCCAAAACCGGGGGCCATCTATCGTCCAATCTGGGCACCGTTGAATTGACCATAGCCCTGCATTACGTATTCAACACGCCGTACGATCGTTTGGTATGGGACGTAGGCCATCAGACATATGTTCATAAGATATTGACCGGCCGCCGTGAAGGAATGAGCAGATTGCGTATGCATGGCGGTATCGCCGGTTTTCCGCGACGGGATGAAAGCGAATATGACGCTTTTGGTACTGCGCATTCCAGCACGTCTATCAGCGCTGCCTTGGGAATGGCCGTGGCGTCGCAGCACGAGGGTAAGGACCGATGCGTGGTTGCGGTCATCGGGGACGGCGCCATGAGCGCCGGCATGGCGTTTGAAGCCCTAAATAATGCGGGGGCCATGAACACCAATCTGCTGGTGATTCTGAACGACAACGACATGTCCATTTCACCGCCTGTGGGCGCCCTCAACAATTACCTTGCGAAGCTCATGTCCGGGCAGTTTTATGCCACCGCCCGGCGTGCCGGCGAAAAGATGCTGGGGGTGGTACCACCTGTGCTGGAACTTGCCAAGCGCGCGGAAGAACACGTCAAAGGCATGGTCACACCCAGCACACTGTTTGAAGAATTCGGTTTCAACTATATAGGCCCCATTGATGGTCACGATCTCGACGTCCTTGTAAGCACACTTAACAACATCAAGCATCTGGATGGTCCCCAATTCCTTCATGTCGTAACCCGAAAGGGCGCGGGTTACCAGGCGGCAGAAGAGGATCCGATCCTTTATCACGGGGTCACCAAATTCAATCCACAGGCGGGCATTATTCCCAAAGCTTCAAACAAGCCTTCCTACACCCAGATTTTCGGCGACTGGTTGTGCGACATGGCGGCCTTGGACCAGCGGTTGATTGGGATTACTCCCGCAATGCGTGAGGGTTCAGGCCTGGTAAGATTCTCGCAGGAATATCCCGACCGCTATTTCGACGTTGGAATCGCAGAGCAACATGCGGTCACGTTCGCAGCAGGTCTGGCATGCGACGGACTGAAGCCCGTCGTGGCCATTTATTCAACTTTCTTGCAAAGAGCGTACGATCAGTTGATCCACGACGTCGCTATTCAGAACCTCCCCGTTGTGTTTGCCATAGATCGGGCTGGGTTGGTGGGGGCGGACGGGCCCACTCATGCCGGCAGTTTTGATTTGACCTATCTGCGCTGTATTCCAAATATAACGGTGATGGTCCCTGCTGATGAGGATGAATGTCGTCAAATGCTCTACACCGCGTTTCAGATGGACACACCCACCGCGGTACGTTATCCCCGGGGTGTGGGAACGGGGGTGGCTGCCGAGAAGCAAATGCGAATGCTGCCTATTGGGCGGGGCGAAATTCGACGCGAGGGAGAAAAAATCGCTCTGCTGGCGTTCGGCAGTATGCTTAAACCTTGCCTTGAAGCGGCCGATGAATTAAACGCTACCGTTGTAAATATGCGTTTTGTTAAACCATTGGACAATGATCTGGTCGCTTCTCTTGCGCTGAGCCACGATTTGTTGGTAACGGTGGAGGAGAATACAACCATGGGTGGCGCGGGCAGCGCGGTAATGGAATCACTTGCGAGTGCTGGCTTCAAAATCCCCTTGCTGCAATTGGGCTTGCCAGATACGTTTATTGATCAAGGCGATCCTGCTCAAATGCTTGCCGACTGCGGACTGGATAAAACATCCATCGTCACGTCCGTCAGAGCGAGATTCATCGAAGTCTAA
- the folE2 gene encoding GTP cyclohydrolase FolE2 translates to MNEVNVPIADVQAALDSRRIAINRAGIRSIRHPVKIADKGRRTQHVVATFDMHANLSHQLKGVHMSRFVEILNSNNRVISVKSFESIVNAVVQKLETDSGGVEMTFPYFMSKTAPITGITSLMDYEVTFAGKLHEGSYQFNLKVVVPVTSLCPCSKQVSAYGAHNQRSHMSISVSPASSVWIEDLIHVAEDQASCELYGLLKRADEKYVTEKAFDNPKFVEDVVRDVAAVLNRDARINAYVVESENFESIHNHSAYALIERDKLENP, encoded by the coding sequence ATGAACGAAGTCAATGTCCCGATTGCGGACGTCCAAGCCGCGCTCGATAGTCGCCGTATCGCTATTAACAGAGCGGGGATAAGATCTATTCGTCATCCTGTAAAAATTGCGGATAAAGGGCGGCGCACGCAACATGTCGTCGCCACCTTCGATATGCACGCCAATTTATCGCATCAACTCAAAGGCGTGCATATGTCCCGTTTTGTAGAGATTTTAAACAGCAATAATCGCGTCATTTCCGTGAAATCATTCGAGAGTATCGTAAATGCAGTGGTGCAGAAGCTCGAAACAGATTCTGGAGGGGTTGAGATGACCTTCCCTTATTTCATGAGCAAAACCGCGCCTATTACTGGCATAACAAGCCTGATGGACTACGAGGTAACTTTCGCAGGCAAACTTCACGAAGGAAGCTACCAATTCAATTTGAAGGTCGTGGTACCAGTAACGAGTTTGTGCCCGTGTTCAAAACAAGTGTCCGCGTACGGCGCCCACAACCAGCGCTCCCATATGTCGATTTCCGTCTCTCCCGCTAGTTCTGTGTGGATTGAAGATCTGATACACGTGGCGGAAGATCAGGCATCTTGCGAACTCTACGGACTACTCAAGCGTGCAGACGAGAAGTACGTTACTGAAAAGGCCTTCGATAATCCCAAGTTCGTCGAAGACGTCGTGCGTGACGTGGCTGCAGTGCTGAATCGGGACGCGCGTATAAACGCCTACGTGGTGGAGTCGGAAAACTTTGAATCCATCCATAATCATTCCGCTTACGCATTGATCGAACGGGACAAGCTAGAGAATCCCTGA
- the epsA gene encoding XrtB/PEP-CTERM-associated transcriptional regulator EpsA produces MAVRRHFDLLKWLQGEMQHYLPHEIMLVAWGDFSSDVIRYDIVSALPGVRTAHSEPAGLSPLVRGLYNRWVDVGRTPFISSVDELGILPEYNALQCSFGKALQNMRSYGLHGISDKRGHDECLYIMFSSQDKLNDSTLSTIEILLPYLDSALRRVAPLTSSSFQVPFLPSSRGSEYYGLSDREAEIMDWVRKGKTNAEIGSILCISSYTVKNHLHQIFRKLDVYNRMQAVSKIERSPSHG; encoded by the coding sequence GTGGCCGTACGCCGGCATTTCGACCTGTTGAAGTGGCTTCAGGGGGAGATGCAGCACTATTTGCCGCATGAAATCATGCTGGTCGCGTGGGGCGATTTCAGCTCTGATGTTATACGGTATGATATTGTTTCCGCGTTGCCCGGAGTAAGAACAGCGCATTCCGAGCCGGCCGGTCTTTCGCCATTGGTTCGCGGGCTTTATAATCGTTGGGTCGACGTCGGGAGAACCCCGTTTATATCGAGTGTCGATGAACTGGGCATTCTTCCTGAGTACAATGCTCTGCAATGTTCGTTTGGCAAGGCTTTGCAAAACATGCGCTCCTACGGCTTGCATGGCATTAGCGATAAACGGGGACATGACGAATGCCTCTACATAATGTTTAGCTCTCAAGACAAACTCAACGATTCAACGCTCAGCACAATCGAGATTCTGCTGCCGTATCTCGATTCGGCGTTGCGTCGGGTTGCGCCTCTGACGAGTTCTTCTTTTCAGGTGCCGTTCCTGCCGAGTTCACGTGGCAGCGAATACTACGGCCTAAGCGATCGCGAAGCGGAGATCATGGATTGGGTAAGGAAGGGCAAAACCAACGCCGAGATCGGAAGCATTCTATGCATCAGTTCATACACGGTGAAAAATCATCTGCACCAAATATTCAGAAAGCTGGACGTCTATAACCGGATGCAAGCTGTTTCCAAAATAGAGCGTAGTCCGAGTCATGGCTGA
- a CDS encoding undecaprenyl-phosphate glucose phosphotransferase produces the protein MLSAVEAILDPAALTLSLWLVSVSIEGELLPPYLILAVIVFSITFPGTSRLQSSIMEVIVDVFYSWFWVVLLLFFLGFATGYIAEFSSQTLITWLWVAPLSQIGVHLALRTAAPYLLMLQGPPQRAIIVGMNEQGVALASRIQQTRYSKIELSGYFDDRNPSRLHETEHGQLLGRLRELPYFVKENRIQYIYLSLPMASQPRILHVLDELKDTTASIYFVPDMFITDLIQGRSGTVCGTPVISVCESPFTGSNGLIKRVSDIVLSLLILALISPLLLLIAATIKLDSRGPIIFKQRRYGLDGEEIVVYKFRSMRVCEDGDTIRQAQKDDNRVTRFGAFLRRNSLDELPQFVNVLQGRMSIVGPRPHAVAHNEIYRNLIKGYMIRHKVKPGITGWAQVNGYRGETRTLDKMQARIDHDLDYLRNWSLRLDLHIILKTVLIVLRDRAAY, from the coding sequence ATGTTGAGCGCCGTAGAGGCTATCCTCGATCCTGCCGCACTTACGCTGTCACTCTGGCTTGTAAGCGTCAGCATTGAAGGAGAATTGCTTCCCCCCTACCTGATTCTGGCGGTGATCGTGTTCTCGATTACTTTCCCCGGCACTTCGCGCCTGCAATCCAGCATCATGGAAGTCATCGTCGACGTTTTCTATAGCTGGTTCTGGGTCGTGTTGCTTCTTTTTTTTCTTGGTTTTGCAACCGGATACATCGCCGAATTCTCCAGCCAGACATTGATCACCTGGCTTTGGGTTGCCCCCTTAAGCCAGATTGGCGTGCACCTCGCATTACGCACCGCAGCGCCATATCTGTTGATGCTTCAAGGACCCCCGCAGCGAGCCATCATAGTAGGCATGAACGAGCAGGGCGTCGCGCTGGCAAGTCGCATTCAACAGACGCGGTATTCTAAAATCGAGTTGTCCGGCTATTTCGACGACCGGAATCCGAGCAGATTACATGAGACTGAACATGGACAATTGCTGGGGAGATTGCGGGAGCTTCCTTATTTTGTAAAAGAAAACCGCATCCAGTACATTTATTTGTCATTGCCAATGGCGTCGCAGCCTCGCATTCTCCATGTGCTTGACGAACTGAAAGACACTACTGCCTCGATTTATTTTGTGCCTGACATGTTCATTACCGACCTTATTCAGGGCAGGAGCGGAACGGTTTGCGGCACTCCTGTAATCTCGGTTTGTGAATCTCCCTTTACGGGCTCAAACGGGTTGATCAAGCGGGTGAGCGATATCGTTCTGTCGCTGCTGATCCTGGCTCTGATTTCTCCCCTCCTGCTGCTTATCGCCGCGACTATTAAGCTGGATTCGCGGGGTCCAATCATTTTCAAGCAGCGTCGTTACGGACTTGATGGGGAAGAAATTGTTGTCTATAAGTTTCGATCGATGCGGGTGTGCGAGGATGGCGATACTATCCGGCAAGCCCAAAAGGATGACAACCGCGTGACCCGTTTCGGGGCTTTTCTGCGCAGAAATTCCTTGGACGAATTGCCCCAGTTTGTAAACGTTCTTCAGGGCCGTATGAGCATCGTCGGGCCAAGACCGCATGCGGTCGCGCATAACGAGATCTACCGGAACCTGATAAAGGGTTATATGATCCGCCACAAGGTCAAGCCTGGAATCACTGGATGGGCTCAGGTCAACGGTTATAGGGGCGAAACTCGCACCCTTGATAAAATGCAGGCGCGTATAGATCATGACCTCGATTACCTGCGTAACTGGTCGTTGCGGCTTGATCTGCACATTATCTTAAAAACGGTTTTGATAGTATTGCGAGATAGAGCCGCTTATTGA